Proteins from a single region of Hordeum vulgare subsp. vulgare chromosome 6H, MorexV3_pseudomolecules_assembly, whole genome shotgun sequence:
- the LOC123403992 gene encoding metal tolerance protein 3-like → MEGDDGSAPLLANGAGAGRPSLRRRDSARSLRSSFLRRLPHKMRTELDPERGADVDVSRVKDLSQGEREYYRKQLAALQTFEEVEALCMPGEFGSDDDPGASDADDEEQKQSEFAMKISNYANIVLLAFKVYATIRTGSMAIAASTLDSLLDLMAGGILWFTHLSMKKVNIYKYPIGKLRVQPVGIIVFAAIMATLGFQVLVQAIEQLVENEPGDKLTSEQLIWLYSIMLSATAVKLALWFYCRSSGNSIVRAYAKDHYFDVITNVVGLVAAVLGDRFLWWIDPAGAVLLAVYTIANWSGTVLEQAVSLVGRSAPPEMLQMLTYLAMKHDARVQRVDTVRAYSFGALYFVEVDIELSEDMRLREAHAIGESLQERIEKLPEVERAFVHVDFESTHKPEHTVRSRLPATEP, encoded by the exons ATGGAGGGCGACGACGGGAGCGCCCCGCTTCTGGCcaacggcgccggcgccggccggcCGTCGCTCCGGCGGCGCGACTCGGCGCGGTCGCTGCGCAGCAGCTTCCTGCGCCGGCTGCCGCACAAGATGCGCACCGAGCTGGACCCCGAGCGCGGCGCCGACGTCGACGTTTCCCGCGTCAAAGACCTCTCCCAAG GTGAGAGGGAGTACTACAGGAAGCAGCTCGCCGCGCTGCAGACCTTCGAGGAGGTGGAGGCCCTGTGCATGCCCGGCGAGTTCGGCTCGGACGACGACCCTGGCGCCtccgacgccgacgacgaggagcAGAAGCAGAGCGAGTTCGCCATGAAGATATCCAACTACGCCAACATCGTCCTCCTGGCCTTCAAG GTGTACGCTACGATCAGGACGGGGTCCATGGCGATCGCGGCGTCCACGCTCGACTCGCTGCTGGATTTGATGGCCGGCGGCATCCTCTGGTTCACGCACCTCTCCATGAAGAAGGTGAACATCTACAAGTACCCCATCGGCAAGCTGCGCGTCCAGCCGGTGGGGATCATCGTCTTCGCCGCCATCATGGCCACTCTAG GCTTCCAGGTCCTGGTGCAAGCGATCGAGCAGCTGGTGGAGAACGAGCCGGGCGACAAGCTGACCTCGGAGCAGCTCATATGGCTCTACTCCATCATGCTCTCGGCCACGGCCGTCAAGCTCGCCCTCTGGTTCTACTGCAGGAGCTCCGGGAACAGCATCGTCCGGGCATACGCCAAG GACCACTATTTCGATGTGATAACCAACGTGGTCGGCCTGGTGGCCGCCGTCCTGGGAGACAGGTTCCTGTGGTGGATCGACCCCGCCGGGGCCGTGCTCCTCGCCGTGTACACCATAGCCAACTGGTCCGGGACCGTGCTCGAACAAGCAG TCTCGCTGGTGGGGCGGAGCGCTCCGCCGGAGATGCTGCAGATGCTGACTTACCTCGCCATGAAGCACGACGCGCGCGTACAGCGGGTCGACACGGTCCGGGCTTACAGCTTCGGCGCCCTCTACTTCGTGGAG GTTGACATCGAGCTCTCGGAGGACATGCGGCTGCGGGAGGCGCACGCCATCGGGGAGTCGCTgcaggagaggatcgagaagctgccgGAGGTGGAGCGGGCGTTTGTCCATGTGGACTTCGAGAGCACCCATAAGCCGGAGCACACGGTCCGGAGCAGGCTGCCGGCGACCGAGCCCTGA